In Actinopolyspora saharensis, the genomic window CAACCCCTGGGCAGCCGACACGTCCTACGGGACGGAGAAACGGATCAACGGTGAATCGACCAAACCGGTAGCGATGAGAGGTGCCGCAATGGTTCCCCACGGACGGAATGGACGGAACGGTCTCGGTCTCCGCGTTTTCGCGGCGACGACGACTCTGCTCACGGGAGCGCTGCTCGCCGGATGCGGACAGCAGGCCGACTCCGCGAACGAGCTGTCCAACGCGGCGGGCGAAGCGATGGGCGCGTCCGGCGACTCCGTCGCGGGAGCGGCGGACACGTCGACGTCCCGCACGCGAACCGACGACTCGACCGCCGGAGAGCGGACGGGGCGGAGCCCGACGGAGAGCTCCACTGCTTCCTCGCCCTCGGAGAGCAGAGAGTCCACCGGCAGAACTCCGACCAGCACCGAACACCCCCCTCCGGTGAGCCGCTGCCACACCGGGTCGCTGGACGGCTCCCTGAAGCGGGGCCGCCCGGGGGCCGGACAGCGCTACGCCGAGCTGACGGTGCGCAACACCGGGGACAGCACGTGCACGCTCTACGGCTACCCGGGGTTGGAACTGCTCGACGGGTCCGGATCCCCGCTGCCGACCGACGTGTCCAGGACCGCCGATCCGGGGCCCAGCGCCCTCAGGCTGGCTCCGGACGAGACCTCCTCGGCACAACTGCACTGGGGCGTCGTTCCGACCGGTACCGATCCGGCGGGCAGCTCCTGCGAACCGGTCCCGGCAGGAGTCAGGGTCACTCCTCCGGATGAAACCGATTCGTTCCGGCTCGACTGGAACCTCGGCCGAGTGTGCGGAGGGGACGTGGACGTGACGGCGTTCCGCTGAACCGCTCGCCCGGTGCCGCGTGCACCGGTGCCCGTGCGAAGTGGCCGCGCCCGCGTCCTCTCCGCCGGGACTCCCCCGCCCCGGCTCCTCCGCGCCGGCGGAACGAGCCCGCAGGATTTGCGCTCACCCGACAAACCGGGCAGCGTGGAACGCGGAACTGACCGCGGCGGAGGAACACTCGTCAGCCCGAGCACGACCGAGGCGGGGGCCATGAGCGAAGCGCCGCACGCACAGGACCTGCTCGGCATCCGGGTGCACGACCGGGACGGGGAGCGCATCGGACGGGTCGGGGACGTCTACGTCGACGACAGCAGCCACCGGGCCGACTGGGTGACCGTCCGCAGCGGCCCGCTGGGGATGCGCGAGAACTTCGCCCCGTTGCACGGCGCCGTCCTCAGTCGGGGACGTCTGCTGCTCGGCTTCTCGAAGCGCCAGGTCAGAACGGCCCCGAGCGTGGACGTCGAGCACGGTCACCTCTCCAATCGGGACGGGCACAGACTCTACGAGCACTACGGCGTCGACAACGCGGAAGTGCCGCCGCCCCGGATCCCGGAAAGCCGCCCCGCTGCGGGGCCCCGGGCGCGGGACTCGCACGCCCGCAGCCGGAGCTGCCCACCTGAGGCGATGACGACACCGGGCCAGGAGCACTTCCCCGTTCCGGGCAGCTCCCCCGAATCCGCCCGTTCCGGAGCGGCGACGCCTCCGGAACAACACCACGCGCGATCCCGCACCCCGCCTCCGGAGCCCACACCCGACCGTGCCGGCGACAGTCTGCGGGACAATGACGACCGTGACGGCTGACGAGTTCGCTGTGGAGCTGTTGACCACTGTCGTGGTCGGCGCCGAGGACGAGGAAACGGCACGCCGGGCGTGTTCCGAGCTGCTCCGGCGAACGGACGGGCGGATCGTGCAGTCCGTGGACTGCTCCGACGAGGAACCCGGCTGCCGCTCCGTGACGCTGGCACGGACCGCCTCAGCTCCGGCGTCGGGCAACCAGGCCGCCGTCCTCTCCCGAGCGGTGCGGGAGCTGCTGAACGCTCTCGGACCCGGTTTCACCGGAGCTCGCGTCTCCTGCGAACCGCCGAGCGCCTGGACCGTGATCGACGACCCCGCACTGGTCGGTTCCCTGGTCGCGCGCGGGGAACGAGTGCTCGTGGAGGCGTGGAGCCCCACCGGGGAAACCGGCTTCACCGGTGAGGTGGCCTCAGCCGCCGAGGCGGGACCGCTGACCGGTCCCTCCCACCAGAGCCCGGCCCAGCCCTCCAGGTCGGAGGGACACCCCGGGAATCACCTCGACCCCTGAGGACTCCTCTCCCCGCCCCCGCTCCGGTGCGGAACGCGGTTCGCCGCGCTCGCCCGCCGCCGCGGAGCGGTTCCTCCCGAAGTCGCCGGAAGTGACCTCCGTGCGGACGTTTCGGGCGAACGCGCCGAGTGCCAACCTGAGATCGGCAGCACCGTGGTGGAACGCTACTTTGGTGATCGACATCGGTGTCCACGCGAGCGCGCCGAATCGAGGCGTGGCATCGGAACACGATCACCCGGAGGGGGACAAGTTCGATGGCAGGTGTGGAAGAGGTCCGCGCCGGTATAGCACTGGCCAACCAGAAGGCCTCGGAGAGCGTGGCGGCCCTGCAGCAGGCGACCCTGAGCCTGGAGGAGGCCCAGCAGGCGCTGGCCAACGCCACGCAGGGCAGCGGGCAGGAGGAGATCCAGCACGCCTACGGGATGCTCGCCGAGGCAGCGCAGAGCCTCAACGGGGTTCAGGGCACGATCAACGCCAGCATCACCTCGGCCGAGAACTACGCGGGACGGCTGTAACGCGGTGTCGGCACTTCAGGAACTCCAGCAGGCACTGCAGACGGTCAGCGATCAGCTCGAGCAGACCCAGCGCCACCTGGCCACCTCCCGCACCGCGCTGCACCAGGCGGAATCGGCGCTGCGCGGAGTGGATCCGGACAACCCGGAGACGGTGGTCCCCCCGGGGCTGCACCGTGCGGACGACCAGATCGAGCACACCCTGTCCACGGTGGAGCAGGTGGCCGACACGATCAGACAGTTCGCAGCCGGACTGTGACCGGGTCTCGCTCGCCTCAGCAGTCGGTGCTCGCGGGGCTTTTCCCGCGGCGCGACCGCGCCGTAACCGCCATCCCGGTCACCGACACCTGCGCGGCCTCTCCCGCGTCGCTCCCGTGAGGACGGTCCCGACGTCGTGCGGAGCACCACCCGATGTCGGGGCGCCGCCGGCGTCCCGCGCGAGTTCCCGCCGAGCGACCATCCGCGAGGGGCCGAGCGGACGACACCGGGGCACCGCTCCCGCGCTCCGGTGTCCCGT contains:
- a CDS encoding DUF4232 domain-containing protein, encoding MVPHGRNGRNGLGLRVFAATTTLLTGALLAGCGQQADSANELSNAAGEAMGASGDSVAGAADTSTSRTRTDDSTAGERTGRSPTESSTASSPSESRESTGRTPTSTEHPPPVSRCHTGSLDGSLKRGRPGAGQRYAELTVRNTGDSTCTLYGYPGLELLDGSGSPLPTDVSRTADPGPSALRLAPDETSSAQLHWGVVPTGTDPAGSSCEPVPAGVRVTPPDETDSFRLDWNLGRVCGGDVDVTAFR
- a CDS encoding PRC-barrel domain-containing protein: MSEAPHAQDLLGIRVHDRDGERIGRVGDVYVDDSSHRADWVTVRSGPLGMRENFAPLHGAVLSRGRLLLGFSKRQVRTAPSVDVEHGHLSNRDGHRLYEHYGVDNAEVPPPRIPESRPAAGPRARDSHARSRSCPPEAMTTPGQEHFPVPGSSPESARSGAATPPEQHHARSRTPPPEPTPDRAGDSLRDNDDRDG